CGCTAGCCGGCGGCGAACCGCTACCCTTCAAGAAGaaacgaaaccctaatcgccttTGGAATCGCCCTCGCTCTGCTGACGTGGCaatcaattatttattaatttagacTCATAAACTCAAACACTCAAAATTTaccacaaaactaaaatttcattggacatttttctgaaattaatattcaaaacatGGATTTTGgatctataatattaaaaaagttagaaTTTCTAAGAAAATACGATTTTCCTTtcttattaactttttttttggcaaacaagaAACTTATCATTCAAACTTAAACCCCAAGAAGAGGTGAGTTCTTACAACATGATTCAAGATAAATATAGAAAGTTAAAGATATGGGCTCCATGAGCTTAACAAAGGGATTTTCAAACTGAACAAgtttttacaatatttgagaAGTTTATTGGGACCAAGGTGGATTCGTACTCGAAGACAGGCTTCACGAAGTCCTTGACCAGCTGGTGGTCAAAAGTGGTTCTAGCGGATGACGCGTCTGAGCTTGTAAAAAGATGTTCCACAGGGGAAACGTTTATGGGGTTTTTGGCCAGCATGGGAGTGTTCCAAAGCATGGGAGCAAAATTATCTAAGCTTTTAGGACCAAACCACATGAATTTAGATGAAACTATAACCGGGGAACGTCGGGAAAGGGATTCAAAacgtaacaaagcaggtggaTCATCCCTCACATGGCAATGGAGGTAAatgaattccacacaaagcttgtaatcGGTTTGAACCTGGAAAAATTCATTAAAACCAAGCTTTCAATCTAGTGGCGGTAGGGGATAAAAGGGGTTAAAGGGTGTAAGAGAGGGGATCAAGCGATCTGCCGGATCAGAGTCATAAATGTGTTTACCCAAGGCAAGCATCCAGATAGAGCTAATAGGCTGAACTCGACTAACAAGACTATCAAGCAGATCTAAAGCCACAAATGTTCTGTTACCGAGGCAAACTCGACTTGACCAAACTGATACAGACAGTACTAAGGAAGATGGACTTGACTCGAGGTTCTCAGTAACAGATCTAGGTAGAGAAGTTCTAGGACTAGTCATACAATGTCGAAAGCGGATCAGCGAATTCATACACTCATAAGGCAAGGCCAAGCAAAGATCGGCAGGGATTCAGGGTAAATAAGCGAGTGTATCCAAAGAAAAGATGGCCTAACTGTCAGGTATTTGGGTAAAAAGTGAAAATCAAACCTGGGCCATAACAGAATCAATGATGTGCTAGTGAACGCCGAGGAAGTAGGTTTCACTGTCAAAGTCCTCATCGACTCTAGTGTCAAAATAGAGCTCTCGTCCAGCTGCATCCAAGCAAAGCACTTGGTGAGGGGAAAAACTTCCCAGGAGCGGAGAGTTGTTGAGGTTGACAGTGATAAGAGGCGGTAAGACCGGCGGGGACCAAGGCAATTGGGGCGTTTAGGGGTCTCGGAGAAAACATCTCACTGTTGGGACCACACAGGAGCCAGCTTATCGAGAAGGTTCACCGGATGCGGAGGTAGGAGAAAGGGAGAAAGAAGCTGAAGCATTGTCAGAGTTGAGATCCAAAACCTCGAAGGGACTccgagagaaacaaagaaacaagaatcaaaaaAACCAAAGACGCAACAAAAGAGTGTAGGGATTGAgagatcccgacgccggcgagtcGGAGCTCTACAGGCGTCGAGGGAAAAGATGTTAACGGCGCCTCGGTAATAATGTCTAGGAGAAAAGATATTAGGACGAACTCGTTTTTGTGCTTTTTTAAATTGATGATGTTCTAGACTTCTTACTTCCTTTCTTattaacaaattattatatcTATAATATCGTATAGCTTACTTAAATTGTGGATGggtaattttaataaattacatCGGTAATGTATGCTTTTAAATTCAAGTGTTACATaatctcaaataatatatagaagatgtatttacaataaaaatatataaatcatgaGAATCTAATCTTATAGAATATCAATTTTACaagttaatttaattacatTTAGTTACAATAACCACACACTATCTAGTTGATTTTGTTgaataaactcataaacatacATATGTATCATGTACAATTATTGATGAGAAATGGAAAGGGTTATACGGTAATTGAAGCACACTAATTATTATCACAACAATTGGGATAATTTTCATCACATGAACAAACTCACAAATGATCAAATATTTGACCCACTCAACGTAGTTACCTTTGTAGTCGAAGTGTAAATGCTTGTAAGGAGACAAGGACTTGTTTCAACTTCTCCTTAGCCGCTTCATCGACCAGGTTTCCTTCTGCGTCGAATTTCTGAGGTGGCTGAAACGCATTAAGAGTAAACTCGGGTTTGTTGATGAAATGAAGATCAAGAAAAACTCCGATTTGTCGTAGATGATATTGGGCTCTTCCTCCACCGGAACTTCCACCGGTGCTTAGAATGGCTGCGGGTTTGTCAGCCCAAACATTAGGTGCTCTTGAAGCCCAGTCAAGGGCATTCTTAAGTGGAGCTGGTATAGTAACAAGTAAggtaaaccaacaaaaaaaaaaagaaggttgaTTAGCATATGTTTTTGAATCATATGTTTCCAACATTGCTGACAACTGATATAAGTCCTGTCACATTCCTCAACATTAAGCAAAATTCTAAGGTTTACAGAAACAGAACttatatcaaatctatatatcaCAACTTCCCACAAAACCTAAATTCACAAGTCAACAAGAATATGCAAGAGTTATGTCACATTACTGAACATTAGGAAACAGCAGACAAGGTTCACAGAAAATGGAATTTTTACGTAAGAAATGTTACAACTTGCCACAAAATCAAAACGTTAAAAGTGTAAATCCCAAGCAACAGAAATGATGAGAGTAGTTCAATTTGAGCCAACGATGGTATGATACCATCAGTTATACAAGCAGAAATCGCATCATATCGAAAAATATATAGGGATTATCATAAAAACAAATCGTCATAAACTCCACAAAAGCAATATTTCACAAGCCAACAACAGTCAAAGAGTGTaaaaaaccaagaaacagaACTGGCAAGAGTCTTTTGAGTGGAGCATTCGTTGCATATGACTAAGATATCTTATCAAATCCAAAGTGATACTACTTGATAAACCAAATTTCTAATCCTTCAGACATCTCATAAcgaaagaagacaaagacaatATCTTCTCGTAGCAAAATCAAGAAACCTCTTAAAGACCAAACCACTAAAGAACGTTGCATTAAAAATAACCTTTCCTGAAATACCTGAAACAGAGAAATTGTATTCAGGAGAAGCAAACAAGATACTATCAGCGTCAAGAATCTTAAGCCGGAAAGCTTCAACAACCGGAGGATAAGTACCGTTGATTTCAAGATCGGTGTTAATCAACGGTAATGGAGATATGTCTATATACTCAATCTCCATTCCCGGAACTGATTCTTTCGTCAAATCAATCGCTGCAAGAAATCCAAAGAAGAGTTAGCAATAAGTAACAAACGGAACCACAAAAATTTGCAAAAGTTAGGAAAAAAAGGGAATGTACCGGCGCGGAGGAGACCAGTGTGGAAAGAGGTTTTACGGAGAGAACCGGAGAGAGCAGCGACTCTGATTATTGGCTTAATCGATGTTGCTGCCTCCATTTTCCCTGATTGGAGAGTTTGAAAAGTTGACCGATGAAGAATAAGGATAAGAGAAACTAGGGTGGAGGAAggcacacacacaaaaaaaaaaaagtgtaactGGCTAAATGTCTAAATGAGTAATGACATTgcaaacattaaaaaacaaaactttttgttCTGAAAAACTTTTGCACAAAAACACTATTTAAGATTGAAAtgtagaaataaaaaaaatctaaaataacattttggaAACGCATAATTCCAACTTTTTATATtcgattttattaaaaaattaatttttataattaataatatttacttgtATTAcacaatctaaaatatttttaaatagattCCGACTATGACTTAGTGGAAGCCTAATCTTTTCGTTTCTATTTTACTCAATCATATACTCCCCTCACTTTCATtctataaataatcattttcCAATTCTCCATCTccatatctcaaatttttcTCAGTTTTAAGAATGTAATTTATACTAgtagtatttttgaagtacaattTAAAGAGtaacctttgttttgtaaataattatttgaaatgtCTTTGATTTAAAGTTACAAATTATGAAGCTAATTAAGGATAATTATGgaatatagaaataattttattcatgtaTCTAAACAACACTTATAATTTATTCCATACCATCCATATAACCAACacaattaaaagatttaaattataattagaaatcaaaatattcatttaatGTTCTAGAATTAATAGTATGAATATTTAGAAGAGTTTGTTAATcaagatataatattattattttctattatttttatttaaatataattttaaatgttttgagtcatcatatacataaacttaataaaattttagatgttTTTCATTCCATACGTTgtgattcaaatttttttaaacggatatatattatttaatcagTTGATGAAAACATGTGTATAACATCCCATCgaataaaattttagacaatgattcataatcatattataaatatgttcaAATAAATCCCAAATCAATTGAGCTGAAAGTTTAATTTAATACtaagtttaataatttaaaatttatatttggtttcattttttttaattgaaccatttaattataccaaatataaaaaaaaattaaagattgaaaaactcaaaatattataaatctctaaacctataaaaaaactaataagatGGATTACATGGTGGGACATGTTCGGATCTCATATAATAAACATGTTAAAATCAATACAGTAAAAGTATGTTGCTCTCCTCTTCTGACTCAGTATTGGAGCTGGTGTTGACACCTCATAAAAAATCAACAacctatcaaattaaaacaattaatagcatttttttattatgtggACAAAGCAAATCAAAAGAGTTTTGTCGAACACTGTGTTTAATCAATTGGtagatttattttcttcgtCGCCGTGATACCAATCTTCAATGCTCGCCGTGATACCAATCTTCTTCACTGCgtttaatcaatttattttatttcactaAAGTGTCTTCCCGTTATGATCCAATCAAATCCTAATCCATTGGAGCGTGGTGGTTACCGAGGTGGTCGTGGTGATGGTAGTGGCAAAGGCGGCGGAGGTCGTggcgatggtggtggtggaggtcaTGGTTatgacggaggaggaggagaccgTGGTCGCGTTTTGGCGGCGGAGATCGCGGTCGTGGTCGCGGCATAGAGCAAGACGGCGTAAATCGTAGT
The sequence above is drawn from the Camelina sativa cultivar DH55 chromosome 4, Cs, whole genome shotgun sequence genome and encodes:
- the LOC104780034 gene encoding NADPH:quinone oxidoreductase-like — translated: MEAATSIKPIIRVAALSGSLRKTSFHTGLLRAAIDLTKESVPGMEIEYIDISPLPLINTDLEINGTYPPVVEAFRLKILDADSILFASPEYNFSVSAPLKNALDWASRAPNVWADKPAAILSTGGSSGGGRAQYHLRQIGVFLDLHFINKPEFTLNAFQPPQKFDAEGNLVDEAAKEKLKQVLVSLQAFTLRLQR